The genomic DNA CCCTTTAAAAAATAATAATTAGAAAATCCTTTCTCTATCCTTTATTGCACCTCAATATCGCAATTTGTATAGTATTTTCCATCAGCCGTTACTTCAATTTTCCATAAACCTAATTTATCAAAACCAAACTTTGCTCCAGTTTGTGAACTGTTAATATTGTCTTCAATAAGTTTTGTGCATCCAGAGAGTAATAAAACGAAAATAAATAATAAAAAGTTGATTTTTTCCCATTATGTATAAATAATGTTATTTTCATCCATATTTTTATTAAAAAATTATTGCCTTTAGTATCAATACCTCTATCCGCTTTTACTAATGTTAAGTGAACCTAATAGATATCCCTTTTGAGCAAATATTCGTTTGAAAAATCTATACTATCAAAATATCACTCTATTCACTTTTTTACCAAAATATCCTATACTATACAAGTAAAGATTTATTCATTTAAACCTTTTAACGTTAGAAAGGAGTAAAACGTGAAAAAATTAGCTTTATTTTTTTGTTTGATTATTAGTACATTTATTATTACCGCTTGTGGGACACCGTCGACAGAGGAAGTGTTTAAAAAGGTAAACGAAGCTCATAAAAAGGTTGATTCAGTTGAAGTAAAATTTAGTGAACATAGTATAAATCAGGACGATAAAGTGACTGGTACTCAAAAATTCGATTTCAAAAATAATATGATCTATATCACAAATGACAAAACAAATGAAATATATTATAAAGACAAAGACGATTTTATTATTTCCTCTGACGATTCAGTAGAAAAAATTGAAGATGACAGTAAATACGTTTTCGAAATAAAACTGAAAAAAAAACAACAAAAAGAACGGAAAACATGCTGCAATATTTACAACAGTTTGATAAAAAGATTTTCGAAAAATTTGAGCTAGAAGAAAAAAACAATTTATATATTCTTACTTACAAAGGAGATAAAAAAGACGCAGCCGCTTTACTTGAAAAAATGTCAAATCAGTATTTTGAAAAAATGTCGGAATATACAGGCAAACAAATTGTTCTAGATAATATTGAAGTTGACAACTTTGACGTAATTATTACCATTGAAAAAAAAAAAAAACAAATTTAATACAGAAGTATGAAGAAAAATTGACATCCAAACAAACAGTAAATGGAAGAACATCTAATTACAACATGGCCAACACATTTGAATACGTACAGTATAATAAAGTAAAAATCGAAAAACCAAAAGTGGATGACGAGAAGAAAGAAGAAGTAACGTGGAGTAAGGAAGAAAAAGAATTATATGAGCAAGAAGCCGCAAATTATCTCGATGCACTTATCCAAGCAACTGTCTATCAAAATGTCGAGGGTTACGTTGAAAAAGTACCAGGCTCACAATCCATTGAAGAGAAACAAAAAGATGGCGAATTTCAGAAAAATTTGTTTATAGGAATTTACATTGAAAATACGAAAAGAAATATCCCTGGGGCGGACGATCAACAAATAGAAGCATTAGCTAATGCATTTATGAACGCATTAAAAAATACAAGGTATAAAGTGATTGGTGCAAAAGCTGATAAAGATCACTTTTTTAAGGTTACGTTGGAGATCGAAGGAATCGACCAGGCAAAATTAAATCATGAAGTTCAAATGACGTTAATGGACGAAATGAGTAAAGGTAGTATTACCCAAAAAGATCTCAGCAAAAGAGATTTTGAATTGCAAATAGAAAAATACAATGGTGAAATCGAACGGTTAAAACCAATTACAATTAGTGTCGATGTGATTAGAAATGGGAATGGGTCATACATGGTTTTAATGCAAGATCAATATTTATTAACTTTTGTTCAATCATAAACAGTGGCCTTAAAAAGGCCACTTTATACTTTGACAAAACGAACTCAGAACAAAGTTCTATACGCTTCCGCCTTGTGCTACACGCGCCTCGACTGACAAGCACTTTCAAGTCTTTCAGAAAGCAATTTAGAGACCTTAGAAAAGGATGGTGAGTATTATGACACCAGTTATCATTGAAGAAGTTCAAAAAAAAAAAATGACTATTGACCTTGATTCAACTCCTTTAACCCTTCCATTGGCAATTCGAGAAAAACATCAACTATGTTGGGATGAGCAAAAAAAACAAAATTCGTCATTGCATAATGGCGTAGTTTTTACAATTACGAATATGAAGCGGACTCCAAAAGAATTATCAGTAACCGTTGCAAAGTCGGATTACAAACACTACTTATATACAATAAATAATAAAAACTGCGAATATCCTTGTAAAGTGATTTATGCGTGTGCAGCCGTAATAACTAAAGATCGACATCTTGTAATTGGTCGCATGAATACTCAAACATCGACACCAGGAAGGCTGCAATTCCCCGGCGGAGGAATTGACGAAACAGATTTAAAAGGTACCATTTTAGATTTGCAAGGAAATATGAATAAAGAAATAAAAGAAGAGATCGGAATAAATATTCATTCGCCCTCCGTTCGTTCCTTTTCTCCTAAATTTTTAAAGCATGGAGGAGCTCATGATTTTTGGGTAATTATATTTGAAATGTTGATAGAATATACAGTTGGAGAATTAAAGACTTCCTTCAGCAATCATAATAAAAGATTAACGAAATTAGGAATACAACCAGAATTTGCTGAGATTTTATTTGTTCCTTTACATATAGATAAGATTGAACCTTTTATTAAGCATGAACAATCACCTAAAGTAGACTATTTGCTTCCTATCCTATTAAAATATGTAGAAAATTTTTGAACAACACTAGAAATCGTTTACTAATCAGCTTCCTATAAATTATAAAAATGACTATTTTAATATTCAGAGTATTATCAAAATGTATTGTCCGAATGGGATCATTTTGATATAATAGTTTTAATTTGAAAGCGGATACATTTATATGTTTGATTGGAGGAATATTAAGTGTATAGTCCGCATACTATTTACATAATAGGAGATGCAAAAGCACCGAATAATAACCCGATTACACAAAAATTTAATGCCTTTTTTATCGGTTTAGTAGTCGATCTTAATAATGGGAAAATTGTTGATGCAGATTGTTCTTCAACGATTGAGCTAACCTCACAATTTGTCCGGTCACTGCTTATTAACGAACATATCCAAAATGCTGAAACAATTATCCACAAAATTGAAACGAGATATTTCGGTTCATCTCAAAAAGGCTTAATCGTTGCCTACAAAGACGCATTAAAAAAATATCAGCAAATTATCAATAAATAACTTTTCGTTTTGCACAGCTGCTTTATCTATTCAACCGTAGATGAAATCCAGCTGACAACGGGGGCTTCTTTCCCGTTGTCAGCTGGATTTTTTTATTACATGATTAATAGATTTTAAAAAGGGGGATTTATATGATCGAAGATGGGTTTTTATATTTTAGCGTTCTTATTGCGCTTACTGCTATTATTGCTTGGCTCGAAAAGCGAACAGGATGGAAATTTTTTAAATATGTGCCTGGAATTGTGCTTATTTACATCGGCGCAGCATTATTAAAGACTTTTGGCGTTTTTGGCGAAACTGATTCAATTACTGACACAAGCAAACAAATTAGAGGGACACTACTGCCTGCAATGATTGTGTTAATGCTATTACATTGCGACATGCGCAAGCTAGTGAAGCTTGGACCGAAAATGCTGCTCGGTTATGCAACTGCAGTTATTAGTATCGTAGTTGGTTTTACACTTACATTTGCTATTTTCCAATCTTATTATGCTCCTGAATCTTGGAAAGCATTTGGCGCCTTAGCTGGAAGCTGGACAGGAGGATCAGCAAATATGGTTGCGATCCAAGGAATTCTAGATGTACCTGAAACTATTTTCGGTTATATGTTAGTAATGGATACTGTGAATTACTCTGTATGGGTTTTATTTATGTTCTGGCTCGTTCCATTTGCCGCAAAATTTAATAAATGGACAGGAGCCTCATCCGATCATCTTGCTCAAGTTAAACTCGATTTACAGCTAGATAATCAGCATAAAGAAAAACAAATGTCGTTCCCTGAGCTTATGGCTCTAATTGGAATTGGTATTTTCGTTTCAGGAACTGCAACAGCAATTGGTAATAAACTGCCAGAAATTGGTGACGTCATTAATGCTACAACATGGACAATTTCGATTGCGTCTGTTGTTGGACTAATATTAGCGATGACAAAAGTTGCGAGAATTCCTGGATCAATGGATGTCGCAAATGTGATGTTATATATCATTGTTGCTTTAATAGCATCACAAGCAGATTTCTCACAATTATTCCAAGTTCCAATTTATATTATTTCCGGTTTTATGATTATGCTTTTCCACGGTTTAGTCATGTTACTGTTAGCAAAATTATTTAAGCTTGATCTATTTACACTCGGTGTTGCAAGTCTTGCAAATATTGGTGGGATGGCATCAGCTCCACTGCTTGCAAGTGCTTATAACCGGGCGCTAATTCCAGTTGGTGTGTTAATGGCGCTCGCTGGGTCATTTTTAGGCACTTACTTAGGGCTTATTACTGCAAAAATCCTTTCACTACTTTAGGAGGTTACTAAATTAAATGATTCAAAACATCTTAGTTTCTATTGATCAATACAAACTCCACTCCCCGTTTGTAACAGCAGTACGGCGAGTAGAGGCGATTGAAACGATAACAGTTCACATTGAAACTGAAAGTGGGTTAAAGGGAGTTGGGGCGGCATCCCCGACATGGCAAATTACAGGTGATTCTATTGCTAGTATAAAAGAAGCCATTTTACAACCGATAAAGAGTGAATTACTCGGTCAACCACTTTCATCACTAGAAGCTTTATTAACAAAAGTAAAAACAGCTTGCAAGGGCAATTATTGTGCAAAGGCCGCCGTGGACATTGCTTTATATGATTTTTTTTCAAAAAGGCGGAATTTACCGCTATATGAAATGTTAGGCGGATATCGCAATTGTATTTCAACTGATATGACGTTAAGCATTGATCAAGAAGAAAAAATGACAATGAAAGCAATGGAGCTAATTAAAGATGGATATGATGCATTAAAGATTAAAATTGGCGGAAAGTTTGAAGAAGATTTATCAAGAATTCGCTCATTACGTCAAGCTGTTGGCAGTGAAATAACATTGCGAATTGATGCTAACCAACATTGGGAGCCGAAAGAAGCTGTCCGCTTTATTCAAAAGCTTGAAGAAGAAAATTTAAAAATTGAATTTATCGAACAGCCAGTAGCAGCTGATGACTTTGAAGGACTTGCCTATGTTACACAACATGTTACAACACCGATTATGGCAGACGAAAGCTTGTTTTCAGCGAAAGACGCATTAAAGCTTGTAAACATGCAAGCTTGCGATCTATTTAATATAAAACTGATGAAAACTGGGGGTATCCGTGAAGCAATTGTCATTGCAGATATTGCAGAAGCAGCAGGAATTTCTTGTATGATTGGAAGTATGATGGAATCGCCTATTTCCGTGGCAGCAGCCATTCATCTTGCATGTGGACATCGTAATATTACGAAAGCAGATATGGATGCACCCCTTTGGCTTGAAAATAAAGAGGCCATTAAGGGGGTGTCCTATAATAAAAGTCTCATAAATTGTCTTAATAGCCCGGGTATAGGAATAGAAGCAAGTATGTTGAAATAATCATTTACCAAAATATTTTAAAGGAGATGGGAAAATGAAAAAGTATTTTATGATTGTCATTTCAAGTTTGTTAATCATTCTTTTTGTCGTTTCTCCTAACATTTCTTATGCAACCTCGGAAAAAACAGCGTACATTGATGTTGTTGCTGCAACAATTTGGGCAGAGCCTAATATCGCAAGAGAAATTGATCAACCATCAGTAACGAATCCAGTAGACTTATGGAAGTGGACAACTAGCATGACGTTAGATGATAAGTTATGGCTTGTTGGAAAACTAGAAACACAAGCACTTTACGGTGAAAAGGTTTATATATTAGAGGAAAAAGGAGACTGGGTAAAAGTTGCTGTTGAAGGGCAGCCGACTCCTCGTCACGATAAAGGTTATCCCGGCTGGATGCCAAAAAACCAGCTAACAACAAATAAAACGTTCGACAAGCTTTCACAACATCGATTTGCAATGGTTTCTGCTAATACAGCTTGGTTATATCATGATAAACATATGAAAAAACCTTTTATGGAAATTAGTTTTAACACGAAGCTTCCTGTAATCATTGAGCTTAAAGGAACGTTATTAGTTGCAACGCCAAATAACGGGTTTAAATGGCTATCAGCAAATGATGTGAATGTTTATCAATCTATAAAAGACATCCCAGCCCCAACACAAGATAGTTTAGTTGAAACAGCAAAGCAATTTATCGGACTTCCTTATTTATGGGCTGGCACATCTGGATTTGGATTTGATTGCTCAGGTTTCACACACAATGTTTACAAGCATCATGGCATTACTATTCCAAGGGACTCCTCCGTTCAAGCAGTACATGGAACTCCTGTAGAAAAAGAAAACCTGCAAAAAGGAGATCTTCTCTTCTTTGCTTATAATGAAGGAAAAGGAAGAGTTCATCACGTCGGTATGTATATCGGGGATGGAAAAATGATACACTCTCCAAACTCTAGCTCTTCTGTAGAAATAATAGATGTATGGTCATCTGGATACGCAATTGAGTTTTCAGGAGCAAGAAGGTACTTAGATTAAAACGATAATGGGGCTGTTTTTACAGCCTTTTTTTATTTTGGTAAATAAAAAACCCTTTTAATTGATAAAAAAAGCTAATCAATTAAAAGGGTTGCAATAACCTATTTTAGGAGATCATTTAGTTTAGCCGCTGTATCTTGTGACACAACTCCTTCGCCGCCTAAAATCGTTAATGTTTTAATGTCGTTTTCACTTATGAATTTCGCAACAGAATCAGGTACTACCTTACTTACTAGCAAAATACCTGTATCTCCTTTAGCTGCTAACGCTGCACCTGCCAAAGCATCTGCAAAATCAAAGCCCGTTGCTATATAATAATGACTTTGTCCATTTCTAAACTTATGAGCTAACTCCACAGATGTTTCATACCGATCTTGTCCAAAAATACGAGACGGATCTGGAAGTTCTTTTAAGATATCATTATTAATGATAGCTTCGCCACCAATAACATAAGTTTTCGTAATCTTGTTATCATTTAATGCTGTTTTTGTCTCATCTGGCAATATCGTTGTTGATGTGAGTAAAATAGGCATTCCTCTTTTTGCTGCATATGACGCTGCTGAAAGAGCATCAGGGAAGTTATATGCATCGACAACTACAGCTTCCTTAACTCCGCTTGCCGCAACTTCATTAGCAATCTTTGCCGCTGTTTCAAAGCGATTTTCACCTGCTAGACGCTGGACGGTTAATCCTTTATCTTTTAATGCTTTTTCAACAGTGCTACTTACAGCTCCATCGCCGCCAAGTATATATACGGTTTTCGCTTGTAAACGGTCAATTTCTGCTTCAATAGTTGCAGGAAGTTGATCTGTTGCTGTTAATAGTAATGGTGCATCATATTTATGGGCAAGCGGTGCTCCAGCAAGAGCATCTGCATATTGGTAATCTCCGCTGCGAGCCAACACAATTACATCAGATGTTTCCCAACCGTTCTGACTAATAGCTGCGGCTGTCTCAAAGCGATCAGTTCCACTTAAACGAGAAACTTTACTTCTTGATATTTCTATTTTTTTCGTCGTTGTATTACCACCTAAATCTACTGCTTTAAACTCATACGTATTCTTTCCATATGCAACATTTAACGGAACGCTTATTTCTTTTTCAATTGGTTGAGAAAGCGCCTTTTCGGTAGATTCATAGTCTAAAAGATGTTCATCATCAACATAAAGTGATAATTTGTTAAAGTTATCTTTCAATGTTACTTTTGCTTCGACTTGATCAACATTAACTACTGCTGGTACGTCAATTGTCATTTCTGCCGGCGTTGTGTCAACGAATACAATTCTATTAATCGAATATTCGTTACCGGCATGATCAGTTGTTGTTACAATCACATCATATTGACCATCTTTATCAAATGTTGCTTCCCCATCAAACTCATAACGTCCATTACTATTATTATAGTTGACTTCCGTTTCAACACCATTAATTGTTACTGATTTTATACCAACATTATCTGTCACATATCCTTTTACTGGAACAGATAACGTATGATACGATGAGAAAGGAGCAGGGATATTTTCATCTACAAATAAAACTGGCTTTTCACTGTCGTTAACCGAAATTGACTCGCTAATCCCGATATTTGAAGCTTTATCTATAGCAGCTATTTGCACAAACCCACTGTTATCTTCTAAATCGATCTTACCCGAAGTATCCTCTAATAAATCAATTAACTTATCATTTATTATTAGAGCAATTGCTTCAACTCCGATGCCTTTCTCTACGACTTCATATGAAAGTTCATTTGAAGCTTTATTATATGATAACGTAACTTCTGGCGCTGTTGTGTCTAAGTAAACTGGTATTTTCTTAGATTGCCATTTAGCACCACTTTGGTGAGCTGCTGCCTTTATTTCATAGAAATAAAGCCCATCATTTATAACTTTTTTCTTTACTGTTCCATCCCAAGAACGATCAGGATCAAAAGAAATAGGAAGTTTATTATTATTTGGATTGAAATACGTTTTTCTTACAAACGACTCCGTTTTAATTCTTCGGAGATGCTTGCCGTTTTTATCTAAAATATTAAATTGAACTTCTTTTGCATTACGCAAAAACGATGGCAACGGATAAATATCGTCATAGTAACCATCACCATTTGGTGAAAGCGGGTAAACAACTACATCTCCATATTCTACAGGCGAAACAAATCTACCATTCGATGTTTCTAACATTTCCCCTGTACCTTTTTCCTCAAACAAAGTATCTAAATCAAAATATCTCTCTTCGTTTAACCCTTTGAATCCATCTACAATATTAGGACGATCCCACTTACCATAAAAACCGACATATGGTACAGAAAGGACCGGATTAAGTTCACCTACAGGAGACAATGTAACAAACCCTTCTACAAAAATGTCCTCTCTTAAAGGTTCTGTCACTTCGTCACCATTTTCATCGATTCCAGGTATTGTTGCTTCTGATAAATCTATTGATATGGTAAAATCAACAGATTCACCAGCTGGAATTTTCACTTCATCAGGAGCAGTTACTTTTGCACCTTCCATATCACCTGCAATAAGTGCATTGTATACTGGACCATCTGTTTCTAAAAATGTATCAGTTAACACGCGAGTGTCTACTTTGTATGTTAACTCATCCTCAGAATCGTTAATAGCTGTAAAGTCCATTGAAAAGCTTTTTTCTGTAAAATCTTTTAATTCTACTTTTGCTTCACCAGTATCTTTTGCAACTACATAAACAGGAGTCGTAACAGCTGCAAAAGTTTGCATCATCCCAGCACCTTGAGAACGTGGTGAATATGGTTGTCCATGTAAGTCTTCGATTATTTTAGCTGTGTTCATTAATAACTTTTTAGCTAGCCGTGTTCTTTCTCCTTGATTTAAATCAGAGTACTCCTCTTTTAAATATTGTTGTACAAGTGCAGCTCCTCCTGCAACATGTGGCGCAGCCATTGAAGTTCCACTCATCGTCCCATACTGATTATCTTGTAGAGTGGAATAAATATTGCCGCCAGGAGCTGTAATTTCTGGCTTTAATTCTAAACTAGGTGTTGTTCCCCAAGAAGAGAAACCAGTAATACGTCCGGATTCTTTACCGGGGATTGCGGAATCTTCGGTAACAGTTAAATTAATGTTTCCAGCAGCGATCTCATTTTCTAAAGCTTCACCGTCACCTGCTGAAATCATCATAAATGGCAAGCCCCATCCACCTTGATCTGTATAAAATTGAGACAAGCCAGTATCATATACGATGATTGCTTTTGCGCCTGCATTATACGCATGTCTTGTTTTATCATAAAACGATATGCCGCCACGCTTTACTAAGACTACTTTATCCTTAACATTAACATCCTTATAATCACTTTCATCCCCACATACTGTACAATTTTTACCTGGTGTTTCCTTTTTACCGTTCTCTTTGGCAAGACTTACAACCTCTAAACCTTCTAAACCTTCCCAACTATCGATGCCATAGCCAAGACCAGAGTATGATGTTCCTGCAAGTGTAATTTGATGTATATACTCTATAGAGAGATTTCCTGAAGCAGCTACTTGAATTGTATCTTTATTCAACCCTGGTGAGCCTACTACTCCGATATCAGGGTTATTAAAATATGGGTTGTCCCAATTATTACCGATATGTGCTGAGTTTCCAGCAGAAACAGAAGCGACAACTCCATTTTGTACAGCTCTAGTAATCGCTACATCTTCCGGACTATTTTCTTGGTAAAATGACGCTACTGAGCCTAAACTCATATTTAAGACATCTGCACCTAGTTTAATAGAATCGTCAATCGCCTTTAAATAAATATCTGAATAAGTAGATGGTGCGTTAGGATCATTACTAAAGACTTTCATTCCAAGAATTTGCGCTTCCGGCGCAACCCCTTTAATTCCGTCATTTTCAGGATCGCCATTCGCTCCAACTGTTCCCGCTACGTGCATACCGTGTTCAGAAGCTGCGGGGCCTTCGTCTTTTATTACCTTGTTTTTATCATAATAGTTATACCCATAAGGAACTTTTTCTGTAAAAAACTGACCTGGCAGTCCTTCTTTACTAATTACTTGTTCAACCTTCTCTTCTGTTAATGCCTCTTCTGTTGTTTCATTTAAAATGAAGTCATTATGAGCAGGATCTACACCTGAGTCGATAACAGAAATGACCATTCCTTCCCCTTTATATCCTGCATCACCCCAAGTTTGGTAAGAC from Bacillus aquiflavi includes the following:
- a CDS encoding C40 family peptidase, encoding MKKYFMIVISSLLIILFVVSPNISYATSEKTAYIDVVAATIWAEPNIAREIDQPSVTNPVDLWKWTTSMTLDDKLWLVGKLETQALYGEKVYILEEKGDWVKVAVEGQPTPRHDKGYPGWMPKNQLTTNKTFDKLSQHRFAMVSANTAWLYHDKHMKKPFMEISFNTKLPVIIELKGTLLVATPNNGFKWLSANDVNVYQSIKDIPAPTQDSLVETAKQFIGLPYLWAGTSGFGFDCSGFTHNVYKHHGITIPRDSSVQAVHGTPVEKENLQKGDLLFFAYNEGKGRVHHVGMYIGDGKMIHSPNSSSSVEIIDVWSSGYAIEFSGARRYLD
- a CDS encoding DUF6612 family protein; translated protein: MLQYLQQFDKKIFEKFELEEKNNLYILTYKGDKKDAAALLEKMSNQYFEKMSEYTGKQIVLDNIEVDNFDVIITIEKKKKQI
- a CDS encoding cell wall-binding repeat-containing protein; the protein is MKRIKHSLTILLVFLLMFGHASLALGAETKAVQKTSLDEIQDQILNKLNKDKTKNAGNLQKENIYKANDSVRIIVEAKGETPLEAATKKGVMYKELSNKEKASLNKAAVAKQKDIKSAIKSKGININVFHEFSTSFIGFSGKVKYKDIKKIENIDGVKNVYIANEYERPTPDMLVSHEFIESYQTWGDAGYKGEGMVISVIDSGVDPAHNDFILNETTEEALTEEKVEQVISKEGLPGQFFTEKVPYGYNYYDKNKVIKDEGPAASEHGMHVAGTVGANGDPENDGIKGVAPEAQILGMKVFSNDPNAPSTYSDIYLKAIDDSIKLGADVLNMSLGSVASFYQENSPEDVAITRAVQNGVVASVSAGNSAHIGNNWDNPYFNNPDIGVVGSPGLNKDTIQVAASGNLSIEYIHQITLAGTSYSGLGYGIDSWEGLEGLEVVSLAKENGKKETPGKNCTVCGDESDYKDVNVKDKVVLVKRGGISFYDKTRHAYNAGAKAIIVYDTGLSQFYTDQGGWGLPFMMISAGDGEALENEIAAGNINLTVTEDSAIPGKESGRITGFSSWGTTPSLELKPEITAPGGNIYSTLQDNQYGTMSGTSMAAPHVAGGAALVQQYLKEEYSDLNQGERTRLAKKLLMNTAKIIEDLHGQPYSPRSQGAGMMQTFAAVTTPVYVVAKDTGEAKVELKDFTEKSFSMDFTAINDSEDELTYKVDTRVLTDTFLETDGPVYNALIAGDMEGAKVTAPDEVKIPAGESVDFTISIDLSEATIPGIDENGDEVTEPLREDIFVEGFVTLSPVGELNPVLSVPYVGFYGKWDRPNIVDGFKGLNEERYFDLDTLFEEKGTGEMLETSNGRFVSPVEYGDVVVYPLSPNGDGYYDDIYPLPSFLRNAKEVQFNILDKNGKHLRRIKTESFVRKTYFNPNNNKLPISFDPDRSWDGTVKKKVINDGLYFYEIKAAAHQSGAKWQSKKIPVYLDTTAPEVTLSYNKASNELSYEVVEKGIGVEAIALIINDKLIDLLEDTSGKIDLEDNSGFVQIAAIDKASNIGISESISVNDSEKPVLFVDENIPAPFSSYHTLSVPVKGYVTDNVGIKSVTINGVETEVNYNNSNGRYEFDGEATFDKDGQYDVIVTTTDHAGNEYSINRIVFVDTTPAEMTIDVPAVVNVDQVEAKVTLKDNFNKLSLYVDDEHLLDYESTEKALSQPIEKEISVPLNVAYGKNTYEFKAVDLGGNTTTKKIEISRSKVSRLSGTDRFETAAAISQNGWETSDVIVLARSGDYQYADALAGAPLAHKYDAPLLLTATDQLPATIEAEIDRLQAKTVYILGGDGAVSSTVEKALKDKGLTVQRLAGENRFETAAKIANEVAASGVKEAVVVDAYNFPDALSAASYAAKRGMPILLTSTTILPDETKTALNDNKITKTYVIGGEAIINNDILKELPDPSRIFGQDRYETSVELAHKFRNGQSHYYIATGFDFADALAGAALAAKGDTGILLVSKVVPDSVAKFISENDIKTLTILGGEGVVSQDTAAKLNDLLK
- a CDS encoding dipeptide epimerase, encoding MIQNILVSIDQYKLHSPFVTAVRRVEAIETITVHIETESGLKGVGAASPTWQITGDSIASIKEAILQPIKSELLGQPLSSLEALLTKVKTACKGNYCAKAAVDIALYDFFSKRRNLPLYEMLGGYRNCISTDMTLSIDQEEKMTMKAMELIKDGYDALKIKIGGKFEEDLSRIRSLRQAVGSEITLRIDANQHWEPKEAVRFIQKLEEENLKIEFIEQPVAADDFEGLAYVTQHVTTPIMADESLFSAKDALKLVNMQACDLFNIKLMKTGGIREAIVIADIAEAAGISCMIGSMMESPISVAAAIHLACGHRNITKADMDAPLWLENKEAIKGVSYNKSLINCLNSPGIGIEASMLK
- a CDS encoding DUF819 family protein, with translation MIEDGFLYFSVLIALTAIIAWLEKRTGWKFFKYVPGIVLIYIGAALLKTFGVFGETDSITDTSKQIRGTLLPAMIVLMLLHCDMRKLVKLGPKMLLGYATAVISIVVGFTLTFAIFQSYYAPESWKAFGALAGSWTGGSANMVAIQGILDVPETIFGYMLVMDTVNYSVWVLFMFWLVPFAAKFNKWTGASSDHLAQVKLDLQLDNQHKEKQMSFPELMALIGIGIFVSGTATAIGNKLPEIGDVINATTWTISIASVVGLILAMTKVARIPGSMDVANVMLYIIVALIASQADFSQLFQVPIYIISGFMIMLFHGLVMLLLAKLFKLDLFTLGVASLANIGGMASAPLLASAYNRALIPVGVLMALAGSFLGTYLGLITAKILSLL
- a CDS encoding NUDIX hydrolase, with the protein product MTPVIIEEVQKKKMTIDLDSTPLTLPLAIREKHQLCWDEQKKQNSSLHNGVVFTITNMKRTPKELSVTVAKSDYKHYLYTINNKNCEYPCKVIYACAAVITKDRHLVIGRMNTQTSTPGRLQFPGGGIDETDLKGTILDLQGNMNKEIKEEIGINIHSPSVRSFSPKFLKHGGAHDFWVIIFEMLIEYTVGELKTSFSNHNKRLTKLGIQPEFAEILFVPLHIDKIEPFIKHEQSPKVDYLLPILLKYVENF
- a CDS encoding DUF3870 domain-containing protein, encoding MYSPHTIYIIGDAKAPNNNPITQKFNAFFIGLVVDLNNGKIVDADCSSTIELTSQFVRSLLINEHIQNAETIIHKIETRYFGSSQKGLIVAYKDALKKYQQIINK